In Planctobacterium marinum, the DNA window GCAAATACAGAGACAGATAAAAAATCCCGATACTCACGAGGTAAAAAGCCAAATAGCAAACCGTGATGCCAACCAAGCACAGGGACAGGCAAAAAGTCGAGATACCAATGAGATTCAAGGTCAAACGACAAACCATGGCACTAATCAGTCACCACTGGAGATCAAAACCAAGTTAAGTAATTCAGCCCAGCAAATTCTTCAAACCCTGAAAGCACTTGGCGCTGGCGGTAGCAATGAATTACAGAAAACCATTTTCAACAACATTGAAAAGCTGCTCAACACGGACAACAGTAAAACTAATAGTCCACTGACTTCTGTTCAGGGCCCAACAAAAGTCAATGAGGTCTTCCAAGCAATGAGGACTTTAGTGGAGCATACTAATAAATCAGGTGAGGCAGACCTCAAGAACTTAATCAGCGCCATCGGGGAAATCAATAAAAGCCCAAATATAGCTGAAGGTCTGAAATCTCATATCAATAACATGGTTGCTGTGCCAAACGTTGATAAAAATGTCTCATCGCTGCCAGAGCCGACTAGTATAAAGCACTTACTCCAAACTCCAGCCTTACCTGTTACCCCTTTGAGTCTGGTTTCAGCACCTAGCGGAGGTATGGTTGCAGGACTGATCAACCTGTTACAGGTTTCCCTCGCAGCTCGACTGAACAGAACGAATAGCGATCTCAATGAGAAAATTTCCTCAACCTTGAGTCAGTTAATATCGGCGCCTGTAAAAAGTCCTGCGCAGCAAAAATCCGGAAGTGCAGGCCTGAAAGATCTGTCTCAGCTTGAACAAAAGCACAATCTTGTAAAACTTTTAGGCGACCTGATCAACCAGCACTCAAAGCAAAAACTGCAAAATGCTGAACGTACCTTACAAGGTCAAGAAAACTTTTACTACGTACTACCTTTCAGACAAAGTGAGCATCACTCCCCACCCGAGCTATTAATAAGCCGTGAAAAGCCTGATGAACAAGAAGCTACTAGCGATAAAGGTGAAGCGCGGGCATGGCTGCTAACGATGAAACTATCGATAGGCGATTTGGGGGAATTGTTGACCAAAACCAAAGTCAACGATGAAGCGCTCCACGTCGATTGTTATACCTCAAATGAGGAATTAAAAAACAAAGTACTAGAGCACCTTCCTTTGCTTAAAAAGCGATTTGACAGCCTCGGACTTAATCTTGAAATTGGCCGCTGCGAGCGTGGCAATATTCCGGAGCACCTGTCCAATAACCCATATCAAATTTTACAGACCAGTGCTTAGGTTATGAAAGATAAAACTCAGCCTTCAAATAAACGTGCTGTTGGATTAAAGTACGATGGCAACAACGCACCAGAAGTCGTGGCTAAGGGCTTTGGCGCGCTTGCAGAAGAAATTATTAATCTAGCAAAAGACAGTGGGGTATTGGTGCACGAGGACCCGTATCTTAGTGAACTGCTAGCTCGCATGGATTTAGGCCAGGAAATACCAGAGAACCTTTATCATGTTATCGCTGAACTGATTGCTTTTTCGTATGTTCTACAAGGAAAAGTGCCTGATAACTGGCGTCCAAAACCCGGACAGTTGAAAACAAAGGTTTAGTTTCATCCAACGGGCTCCCCCCCAATTTTTTGAAATTTTGGCTGTCGCCTGTTCCTTGAAATTATGCTCATAAATTCATACAGTTAACGTGTTTTACCAATAAGTTAAGGCACTCAAGATAAGTGTGCTAGCGAAGTCTAACATTAAAGTGAATACCCCCCATCCCCCTCATGAAGCGCCATTGAAAAGCGTTAGCCAAGTTGGGGAGATTTTCAATAGTTTAAACGTTAGCCGGAGAGTCTTTTTCTTTCGCATACGGTTTCTTTTTGGCAAATAGACAAATTCATCGGGAATGAATATGGGCAGCTTTAGCAGTATTCAGGGAAATACAACAATGTATTTCACAAATGGAATGATGGGCCAAAAGGTTTGGGGTCAGAAAGGCTATGGGTGGCTTCTGTCAGGCCACATTGAAGTTAAAAAGATATGGGGATTCTTTAGGCTTTATCGCTGCACTAGCTTTTGGCGTGTAAGCTCATTACCAATTCGGCTTCCGCCCTGGGTAGATCACATTCCTGCATTATCTCTTCAACTGAGGCTCCAGAGGCGACCAGCTTACTAGCCTTAGTATATAAACGAGAGGTAGGGTCCTGACTTTCTAATCCTTGCACTTTAATCTCGATTTGCTGCAGTTGCTGCTTTAGAGCGTTCACCTCTGACTGGGTGACCATATCCTCAGGTGGTGGTTTAGCATCCAGCAAAGTCAGTTTCTGAGACATTCCTTGAGTAACCATTTTAAGTTCGTTGAGTAATTCGTTATGTTGTTTGAACCCGCTTTTTAATGACTCTATAGCCGTATTAGATTGCTCAATTACGGCAAGCTTCAACATGACTTCCCGTAACCGCAATACCAATATTAACAGCACAACCATACTAACAAGCAAAGCAACAGAGCCCAAGTTCAAGGCTTTATCGTCCATCAATAAATCCATAGTGGCTCCTCTAATGAATCACATAGCGCAATAATTGCTGCAAGGCTAATCCCGATTATACGGGTCATTAAACCTAACTATATCATCCTCGGCTAAATATGCTCCACTTTGCACTTCGATAACTTTTAAAGGCAGTTTACCGGGGTTTTTTAACTGATGTTTTTCCCCCACCGGAATATAAATAGATTCATTTTCAGTGAGTATATGTTGCGTATCCCCCACTACAACTTCAGCGGTACCCTCTACGATAATCCAATGTTCAGCTCTGTGATGATGCAGCTGCATGGACAAAGATGCACCTGGTTTCACTGAGAGCTGCTTCACCTGATATCGTTCACCACTTTTAATGGAATCAAAGCTCCCCCAAGGGCGGTGAACACTGCGATGATGTAAACGCTCACTACGCGACTGCTGTTCAAGCTGAGCCACAATAGTCTTAACTTCCTGAGATTGTTTTTTATCAATGATCAATAAAGAATCGTCGGTATCAACGACCAATAAGTCATCAATTCCAACCACGGCGGTAAGCTTTTCTTTTGAGTGAATAAAACACCCGGTTGATTGACAGGCCAATACATCCCCTATCAATACATTTTGATGGGCATCTTTGGGTGACTCTTGCCAAATTGATTCCCAACTTCCGATGTCACTCCATCCAACATTCAGAGCAATGGATACTACATTATCGGATTTTTCCATTAGAGCATAATCTATAGAAATGTTTTTACACTTAGAAAACTCAGTCTTGTTCAGCCGAATAAAATCAAGATCTTGCTTAGCTTGAAGTAAAGCGTTCTGGCAATTTTCCACCAATTCTGGCTCTGTAAGCTTCAACTCATGAAGTAAAGTATTGGCGCTAAACATAAACATTCCACTATTCCAAAGATAGTGACCCGCTTTGATATATTCGCAAGCAACTTGATATTCAGGTTTTTCAACAAACTGCTTTACCACGTGGCTTTCACCCACTTTTTGCTCATCAAGGTTTATATAGCCATAGCCAGTTTCCGGTTTATCAGGACGCACACCAAAGGTGACAAGTTTCCCCTGCGCGCACACTTCAACACCATCTTTTAAAGCGGAAACAAATGCCGTTTCGTCAGATACTAAATGATCAGCAGGAAAAACAGCGATTATCGCATCGTCTGCAACATTTTTGGCAAAGTGAGCAGCTATCGCAATCGCAGCAGCGGTATTTTTTGCGACAGGCTCCAGAATTATTGCTGCGGGGGTTATACCAATGGATGTTAATTGCTCAGCAACGATAAATCGATGTTCCTCACTGCATACTACAATGGGTGCGCCGAAAGCCTGTGTCCTCAAAGCAGACATTTGCAACATGGTTTTGCCGGAGCCCGTCAAATCAATAAATTGCTTTGGGTAGTGCTTACGAGACATTGGCCATAGTCTGGTACCGGCACCACCTGATAAAATCACGGGAATAATAGAAGTCGTCAATTTTCTTCCTTAATTGAATTTGATTAAGCTAGTCAATTCTTTAGTTTTACTCTCTAGAAGACTGCTATCTCCTCGAGTTTCAATATTGAGCCGCAATAAAGGCTCCGTCGCTGAGCTTCTCAAGTTAAAGCGCCAACGTTCAAATTGCATACTTAAACCATCAAAATAATCAATTTGATGAGCACTTTTTTCATAATAACGTTGTACTCGCTGAAGAGTGTCACCACTATTACTAACTCGAAAGTTAAGCTCGCCTGATGATGGAAATTGTGTCTGCATGACTGATACAATCTCTGAGATTTTCTGATCCCTCTCGCTCAGCAATTTTACTACCAATAACCAAGGTATCATTCCGCTATCACAGTATGCAAAGCTCTTGAAATAGTGATGCGCTGACATTTCACCGCCATAAATGGCATCACAACTTCTCATCTTGGCTTTGATCAGCGCATGACCTGTCTGAGACTTTACCACCTCCCCATGGCAGCGTTCCACTATATGAGCAGTATTCCAAAAAACGCGGGGATCATGCACCACCTTCTGGCCGGGATTATCTGCTAAAAATGATTGTGCTAACAAGCCTACAATATAATAGCCATCGATGAACCTGCCATTTTCGTCAAACAAAAAACAACGATCAAAGTCACCATCCCAAGCAATCCCCATATCTGCACGGCTTTCCTTTACGGCGTTAGCTGTTTTCCAGCGGTCTTCCGGTAATAATGGATTAGGAATTCCATTTGGAAACTCTGAATCTGGCTCATAAAAAATTTTAACAAATGTTATAGGCACTTGAAGCGCCAAAAATCGCTGTTCAATTGCATCTATAACTCGCCCAGCGACTCCATTTCCTGGGTTTACTACCAGACGCAAAGGTTTTATGTTTTCTGTTGCAATATGAGAAAGCAAGCAATCTACATAAGCATTCATGTGATCAAAAGTGCGGTACCTACCGCCTTTTTGATGCATCTGTGGTTGACCATTTATTGTCTGTTGTTTTATTTGTTCAAACTCCGACTCGGAAAAAGGTTTGGAATCTTTTCCCACGAACTTGATGCCATTGAATTCAATTGGATTATGTGAAGCGGTTATTTCCACTCCAACGTCACAGTTTAGATGCTGGCAAGCAAAATAAATTTCTTCAGTACCTGTCTGACCTAAATCCATAACATCAACGCCACTTGCTAATAAGCCATCTATCATGGCTTTTTTTAGCCTTGGTGAGGAGGCTCTGGCATCGCAACCAACGACAGCTGTTTGGGCATGTGTCACAGCAGCTAAAGCTGCGCCTATTCGTTTGCTGATATCCTCAGTTAGCTCAATATCAACAACCCCGCGAACATCGTATTTTTTAAAACAATTCACCCATTTTCCTTAAAAAAAAGGCCGTCTCATGGACGGCCCGTTTATCATTTCATTGCTTAAAGTTTTGAGAGTTCGTCCCACTCATCATCAGTGAGTAACTTATTAAGATCCACAAGAATAAGCAACTCGCCGTCGCGATTAGACACACCTTGAATAAATTTAGCACTCTCTTCTGTACCAACATTGGGTGCGCTGTCGATTTCTGAAGAACGCAGATAAACAACCTCGGCGACACTATCAACAAGAATACCTACCACTTGTTCATCAGACTCAATAATAACAATTCGCGTATTATCAGTAATATCTGTTGGCGGTAAACCAAATCTCGCTCTGGTATCAATCACCGTTACAACGTTACCGCGAAGATTGATGATGCCCAATACGTAGTCTGGTGCACCCGGTACCGGAGCAATCTCGGTGTAACGCAATACTTCTTGCACCTGCATTACGTTGATACCGTACGTTTCATCACCTAAACGATAGGTTACCCATTGTAGTACCTCGTCGTTTTGATCTTCTGCTATATTTGAACTTCTTTCATCACTCATATGAGGTGCTCCAGTATAAGCGCTCTTTAACTATTAATCGTTGCTACCAAGCCCGCGATCAAGCATCTTAATTAATTGCTTAACATCGAGCATAGCACACATTTTTTCTTTAACCATGCCAGCGAGCCATGGGCGTTTACCGCCAACATCTCGCCATTTAACATCTTCTGATTGCAAGGAAACGGTATTTACCAGCTCTTCGCAAGCTAAACCCCAACCGCTGTCGCCTAACATAATAAGATATTGATATTTTATGGAATCTTCCAGTATTTCATTACATTTTTCTGGCATTACCCATTTAGCTGTATCGACCACATTAAGTTTTTCTTCACGATAAAGCATCACGCCCATAAACCAATTGGGCTTCCCGAAAAGTGGCCCGGGCTTTTCAAGGTTATGAATACCTCCCAACTCAGTGAGCGGCACCGCCAAGGTCAATCCTGCAACATTAAAAAATAACGCTTGAAAGTTGCCACTTATCACTCTGTCGTTAATAACACCAACGCCATCACCTCCCCCCTGCTCAGTTTGAGGGGCGACCTCTACTTCTGGCACGGACTCAGGTACCTGCACGACAGGTTCTGAAGGTACAGGAACAGGTGTAGGCTTAACTACTGGAGGCGGACTCTCAACAGGTGTTGGAATTTCTACTTTAGGAATGTCGGGCTTGACCCCTTCCAATAGCCTCGCAACAGCCTGGTTTTGCACGGTATCTTCTGCGGGCTCTTGCTCTTCAGTCAACAAAGCCGACAGATATTCTTCCATCACATCTTCATTTGCAAAAGACCCACTCATCGGGACGGCTCCATAGATTCAACGTAACTCAATAAACTATTATACGCGAATACTCCGCGAGATTTAGGACAAAAAACCGAAGGCGGTGTTTGCGCCTGGCTGGCTTCCCTAAATCGGGTATCCACCGGGATAACGCTTGACCATACAGATGTACCATAAGTGGCCCTTAGCTTTTTATAGGCATCCAGCGCGGCATTAGTACGCTTGTCATACATGGTCGGCACGATAGTATGATTAAATTTGGTGTTCTGAGATTTTTCCATTATCTCTAAGGTATGCATCATTCGATCTAAGCCTTTAAGGGCCAAAAACTCAGTCTGAACCGGCACCAAAATACGACTACAAGCTGCCAATGCGTTTACCATTAACACGCCCAATACCGGGGGGCAATCAATTAAGGCAAAATCAAATTCGTCTTTTAAGAGACGCAATGCTTTTTTTAAAATAAGCCCCATTCCCCCCTGAGAACCCATTCTTCTATCCAGAGTAGCAAGTGCCATCGTAGCCGGTAGGATAAACAAGGAGTCCAGTTTTGTAGGGCATAAGCAATCTAATACTTTATCTTTAGTCAGGTTTTTACCTGACATGAAAACATCATAAACACTCGCACCTAACTCTTCTGAGTCTATACCAAAATAGTAACTCAATGATGCATGCGGATCGGTGTCCACCAAAATCACGCGTTCACCACGTTGTGCCAACAGTCCGCCAAGGGTCACTGTTGTTGTCGTTTTCCCAACACCACCTTTTTGATTTGCTACCGTCCAGATGATCACAGCATTCGGCTCTTAGTTAACATAAAACTCAGATTATTTATTTGGCTTATTATCACCGATTTACATCTCTTTCTGAATCATTTCGGCAAATTCAGACAGCGGAATACTTTTTTCGGCGATGTTTTCACTGGCAACAGCCTGCGGCATACCGTAGACCACGCTGGATTTTTCATCTTGGGCCCAAATAGTGGCTCCATGAGATTTTAGTTTTTTGCACCCCTCTTTACCGTCAGCTCCCATGCCAGTAAGGATGATGCCTAACACATCTCCGCCATAAAGCCGAGCTACCGACGAGAAGGTAAGGTCAACACTGGGCTTATAAGTCACTAACTCACTGTTGTGCACGTCCGTTATGGTTATTGAAGCGCGAGAAGCCGTGCCTTCCACTAACATTTGCCGCCCCCCCGGCGCAAGGTAAGCTACCCCCGGTGAAAGTACATCACCATCTTGCGCTTCTTTTACTCGTATTTCACAAACGTTGTTTAATCGTTCCGCAAACGCTGAGGTAAATGTCCCCGGCATGTGCTGTACTAACAATATCGGATAGGGAAAACCACCTCGAAATTTTGTCAGTATCGTTTGCAGTGCTACAGGCCCCCCGGTTGAAGTGCCGATAACCAATATCTTGTATCGTTTACCTGACGACCTAAATGAAGTCAGAGGTTTTATTGGTGCGGCGGATTCCCTAAGGTTTGTGCCAGAAGACTCTCTTCTCTGTCTCAAAAAAGTGGTCGCTGTACTGCCACCCAGATTCGAAGAAACTGAACTTGCGCGGTAAGGACGCATGCCGATCTTTCTCGCACCGAGGGTTTTCACTCGTTGCTGCAACAGCTCTACTGCTTCTTTCCGGTCTCGTGCAATATCTTCAAAGCGCTTGGGTAGAAAGTCCATCGCCCCAGCATCGAGAGCATCCAGTGTTGCCTGTGCACCCTCATAAGTTAGCGAGGAAAACATAATAACCGGAACAGGATTACTGCGCATGATCTCTTTTACAGCGCTGATGCCATCCATTACTGGCATTTCAATATCCATGGTAACAACGTCGGGGTTAAAGCGTTTGACTGCTTCAATCGCCTCCTTGCCATTGCGGGCATCGCCCACAACTTCAAGATCTGGGGATTGATTTAGTATTTCCGCAACACGCCGCCGAAAAAAAGTAGAATCGTCAACAACCAGAACTTTATAAGGCATTTCGGATATTCATTATTTTATACGATTACCTACTTAAGCGCTTTTTTTGCGTAGCGTTTTAACAAGCTGGGAATATCCAAAATCAACGCTATACCACCGTCGCTGGTAATAGTTGCACCAGCCATACCCGGAGTTCCCTGTAACAGCGCATCAAGTGGCTTTATCACTACTTCTTCCTGCCCAATTAGAGCATCCACCACAAACCCCACTTGCTGAGTCCCAATTTGTACCACAACAACATGACCCGAGGCTTTGTCAATCTCGCCCGGTATACGTCGCAACCACTCTCTTAAGTAAAACAATGGGATAGCCTTAGAGCGCACTATCATGGTGAGCTGACTATCAACCGTGTTGGTCTTACTCAAATCCATATTAATTATTTCATTCACTGAAGACAGCGGAAGCGCAAACGTTTGACCACCGACAATAATCATTAAGGTTGGCAAAATAGCCAACGTTAAAGGAACCTTGATCTCAAGTCTTGTTCCTTTACCTAGTTCAGAGTCAATGCTGACGGAGCCGTTAAGCTGGTTAATTTTGGTTTTCACCACATCCATGCCTACACCACGACCAGAAATATCCGAGATCTCTGTTTTGGTAGAAAAACCAGGCGCAAATATCAGGTTGAAAGCCTCGACATCCGACATCCTTGCTGCCGCATCAGCATCTAATACACCGCGACTAATAGCGATATCTTTCAGCTTATCTGGGTCCATGCCTTTACCATCGTCGTCGATGGTTAATAATATGTGGTCGCCTTCTTGCGATGCAGCTAATGTCACCGTGCCGCGGGCTGGCTTTCCGGCAGCAACACGATCGTCCGGCATTTCAATGCCGTGATCTACTGAATTTCTTACCAAGTGAACCAATGGATCGGCCAGAGCCTCTACCAGGTTTTTATCAAGATCGGTCTCTTCTCCTTTGAGCTCCAGAGCGATATCTTTTTTCAAGCTTCGAGCCAAATCACGCACTACTCGAGGGAAACGTCCAAACACCTTTTTGATAGGCTGCATACGGGTTTTCATCACCGCACCCTGCAAATCGCCGGTTACCACATCAAGGTTTGCGATAGCTTTGGACATGTTTTCGTCATTTAAGTTAATACCCAAACTCAATAGACGATTGCGCACCAAAACCAACTCACCTACCATGTTCATAATTTGATCGAGGCGCTTGGTATCTACACGCACCGTAGTTTCTGCTGGTGGCGCTGCAGCTGCAGCTTTCTTGTCGTCTTTTTTAGCTGGGGCAGCAGCTTTTGGCGCAGGCGCTGGGGCAGCCTTAGGTGCTGGAGCAGGCGCAGCTTTGGGGGCTGGAGCAGGCGCAGCAGCTTTAGGAGCCGGTGCTGGTGCAGCGGCTTTAGGTGCCGGAGCTGGAGCCTGTGCGCTTGCTTTGCCGGGTCCTTGTCCTGAACCGTGTAATTGATCCAAAAGAGCTTCAAACTCTTCGTCAGTAATATCTTCATCGTCACCTGAGGCCGCTGGCGCGGGGGCAGGTGTTGGTGCGGGAGCTGGAGCTGGGGTAGATGCTGCTTCTGCTTCTCCCGCAAATTTACCTTTGCCGTGCAACTGATCCAGCAAAGCTTCAAATTCCTCGTCGGTGATATCTTCGTCACCACTTGCAGACGAAGCGGCCGGTGCTGTCGGCGCTGGAGCGTTCTCTACCTTACCAGGGGCGCCACCGGAACCATGCAGTTCATCGAGAAGTTGTTCAAATTCGTCTTCAGAAATCTCATCGACACCACCATCATCTGACGAAGTAATGCTATCAGCATCGAAATCGAAAAATTCATCATCATCATCATCGTCCGCTGCTACCGGAGTTGGTGCAGGTTCTGGAGCAGCCGCTGCTGGGGTCGATGTTAGGGTGGCATTCGCAGGCGCTTCATCAGCGGTTTCGGGCTGACTCAAACGGTGTAAAGTGTCTAATAAAGCTTGATCTGCGGCTTGCAATGGTTCTCGCGCTTTTACCAGCTCGAACATCTCCACAACGACATCTGTGGCTTGTAGAATGACGTCCATTAACTCTGGCGTTAAGCTACGTTGGCCATTACGCATGATATCAAATACGTTTTCAGCACCGTGACAGATGTCAACAAGCTCAGTTAACGACAGGAACCCTGCCCCACCTTTTACTGTGTGATAGCCCCTGAAAATTGCATTAAGCAAGTCAGAATCTTCAGGATTATTTTCCAGATCAACGAGTTGCTCTTGTAATTGTTCCAGAATTTCTCCGGCTTCCACCAGGAAGTCCTGAAGTATATCCTCGTCAACATCAAACGACATGCATTAACTCCACATTAAAAACCTAAGCTTGAAAGCAAATCATCAACGTCATCTTGTCCCTGGACAACATCGTCTCTGTTTTCGGCATCAATGATTGGCCCCTCTGCTTCACTGGCTCCCACTTTCTTGGGTTTGCTCGTTTCGTCCACAACCTTTTTCAGTTCAGATTCTGGTTCACCGAACACAGTAAGCATGTTAACCAAGCTATCTTCAACTTCTTTAACCAGTTGAATTACTCTACGTATCACCTGGCCAGTTAGATCCTGATAGCCCTGCGCCATGAGAACCTCAGTTAATAAATCGTTCAATTGCGAAGAATCTTTACTGGCTTGTTCCAAAAAACTGTCAAGTTCGTGGCATAGAGACTTAAATTCACCCAATTCCAGTTGACGCGTCATCAACTTTTTCCACTCGGGGAGGATATGACCGATGCTGCTATTGATCTTTTCGGCGATCGGCATACTTGACTCAACAGCATCCATTGTGCGGTTGGCAGCTTGCTCCGTCGTTTCGATCACATAATTCAGGCGAGTTTGTGCATCAGGAATATCTTCATTGGCAAGATCCACAATCCTCGAATCAATGTTGAAGGTATTGAGTGAATCATGAAGCTGTCTGGTAAGCTTACCGACCTCGGCAAACAACTCCATAGAATCCTGTATTTTACTGGCTTCTAGCAGTGCCCTTGCCGCTTCATTGTCCCCTTGCTCCAAAAACGCCACAAGTTGTTTGGCATCTTTAAGCGATATGGGAGAGCTCTTATCATTAGTCATTTCAGCTCCTTTTTACTATCAGGACTGTCCTGAACTAACCAAGACGCTCAAAAATTTTGTCGAGCTTTTCTTTGAGAGTTGCAGCAGTAAAAGGCTTAACAACGTAACCGTTTACACCTGCCTGCGCTGCCGCGACTATCTGTTCTTTTTTGGCTTCAGCAGTAACCATCAATACTGGTGTGTGTTTCAGCTTGTCGTCAGCTCGAATTGCGCGAAGCAAATCGATACCTTGCATGCCTGGCATATTCCAGTCAGTTACCACAAAATCAAAATCACCTTGTTGCAACATCGGCAGAGCAGTACTACCGTCGTCAGCTTCCTGAACGTTGGTAAAACCAAGGTCTTTCAACAAGTTTTTGATTATTCGTCTCATTGTAGAAAAGTCATCAACAACGAGAATTTTCATGTTTTTATCCAAAACTGCCTCCAGTGAGGATTCGATCAAATTTTATTATTATACGCTATCCAGCTTGCCATGCCTGCATTCTGGACTTTAATCTTAGCATAGCCTGACTATGAATTTGACTCACTCTGGATTCGCTAACATCCAGTACTTCGCCAATTTCTCTTAGATTCAGTTCTTCATCATAGTACAGAGACAATACAATTGCCTCTCGTTCCGGTAAAGTCGTTATGGCATTCGCTAAGGCTTTTTGAAAAGACCCTTCCATCAAATCATCAAAAGGGGTGTTTTCCCCCTTATTTTTGTCTGTTGTCAGGACATCTTCGGTAACGCCTAGATCCTCGATACCAATGATTTTTCCAGCATTCACTTCAGATAACATTTGGTGATAATCTGCCAGAGAAACTTGCATTTTTTCTGCGACGTCGACATCTTTAGCATCGCCACCAGTTTCCCGCTCTACCTCAGAAATCGCCTCAGCAATAGCGCGACCATTTTTATGAACAGAGCGCGGAGTCCAGTCACCTTTGCGAATTTCATCCAGCATCGCGCCACGGATACGAATACCTGCGAATGTTTCAAAACTGGCACCTTTGCTGCCATCAAAATTACGGGATGCCTCTAGTAGACCGATCATGCCGGCCTGAATAAGATCTTCGACTAATACACTCGCGGGTAACCGAGCCATTAGATGGTGAGCAATACGCTTGACAAGTGGGGCGTGCTTTTCCACTAGCAGCCTTTTATCGTCATGTTGTTTGTAAGCGTTTGCTTTACTGTTCACCCTTGATTACTCGCTGCCTGTCTATTCACTAGTTGTTCAATAAAAAATTCCAGATGACCACCGGGCTGAGCGGGGACCGGCCACGAAAGAGCTTGTTTGGCCAGGTGAGTTATGGCAAGTGCAGCTGGTGAGCCGGGGAATACATCGACAATAGCTTTCTGCTTACGCACCGCTTTGCGAATGTTCTCATCGTAAGGTACGGTTGCTACCAATTCCAAAGCTACATCGAGGAAGCGGTTGGTTACCTTAGACAGCTTGGCGAACAACTCTTGCCCTTCTCTGGGACTGCGCACCATATTGGCAACCACTTTAAATTTGAATACACCGTGATCACGATTAAGGATTTTCATCAGAGCGTAAGCGTCAGTAAGTGACGTAGGTTCGTTACACACCACTAGCATGATGTCTTGCGAAGCACGGGAAAAACTCAGAACCATATCTGAGATACCCGCTGCAGTATCCACAAGTAATACATCAATGGGAATTTTCAACTCACTGAAGGCTCGGATCAGACCAGCGTGTTCTGTAGGTGACAGCTCCGCCATATTTTTGGTGCCGGATGTGGCGGGGGCGATCAATATGCCGTGAGGACCTTCGATAAGGATATCTTCAAGACTACATTCTCCAGCAAGCACGTGAGAAATGTTCTTACCCACGCGCAACCCCAGCATTACATCGACATTAGCCAAGCCTAAGTCCGCGTCCAGTACCAAGACCTTTTTACCTAATTTGGCCATGGCAATCGCCGTATTTAGGGTTACATTGGTTTTTCCAACGCCCCCTTTACCACCGGTAACAGCAATTACTTTTGTTAAATTATTTCGGCTCATTTTTCTTAAACTACTCGCCTGGTCTTCAATCATACTGCCACTGCTGAATGAACTGTTTTCTGCTTAGCAGTATGCGGTAATTCGTATTTCTTATAAAGCTTCGCAGCTAAAG includes these proteins:
- a CDS encoding MinD/ParA family protein gives rise to the protein MIEDQASSLRKMSRNNLTKVIAVTGGKGGVGKTNVTLNTAIAMAKLGKKVLVLDADLGLANVDVMLGLRVGKNISHVLAGECSLEDILIEGPHGILIAPATSGTKNMAELSPTEHAGLIRAFSELKIPIDVLLVDTAAGISDMVLSFSRASQDIMLVVCNEPTSLTDAYALMKILNRDHGVFKFKVVANMVRSPREGQELFAKLSKVTNRFLDVALELVATVPYDENIRKAVRKQKAIVDVFPGSPAALAITHLAKQALSWPVPAQPGGHLEFFIEQLVNRQAASNQG
- a CDS encoding RNA polymerase sigma factor FliA, which gives rise to MNSKANAYKQHDDKRLLVEKHAPLVKRIAHHLMARLPASVLVEDLIQAGMIGLLEASRNFDGSKGASFETFAGIRIRGAMLDEIRKGDWTPRSVHKNGRAIAEAISEVERETGGDAKDVDVAEKMQVSLADYHQMLSEVNAGKIIGIEDLGVTEDVLTTDKNKGENTPFDDLMEGSFQKALANAITTLPEREAIVLSLYYDEELNLREIGEVLDVSESRVSQIHSQAMLRLKSRMQAWQAG